Below is a genomic region from Raphanus sativus cultivar WK10039 chromosome 4, ASM80110v3, whole genome shotgun sequence.
caattgttaatataatatttttaaatatagcttatagttttctgaaaaaaatagaaatatgttATTCTTTATTCCATCGTTTTATTCCAGCGTAATGCTAAAACAGGTGGTGTATCAAGGTTTCTTGAAAAGTATATTCCATCAAGTTTAGCTGTCCATACACGTATCTGGCCACATTTAGGGATAATATTTTCTCCTGCTTGGTATACTTCAACTTGATAAAAATATTCCATGTTAACTCCTTGCCTTAACATACATGTCCATCTTGTTACAAGAAATACTTCATCATGGAATGAAATGATATATGGAGAAGCATTAAAGGCTAAGGTTTGTATGCCTAAATCATTATCCTTGGAAACACACCGGAACTTGAGAAGTCGACCAGGACTGAGTTCGTTATGAATTAAAACACGATTTTTTTCGCAAGCTTCATGTAGCCTACAATATGTAGTAAGTAATATAAAAAGTATGAggtgtttcatttttttgtctAAATGATTATGAGCCGAGTACAAAGGCATTAATGTGTAGTATTTATCTAAAACAATTGTGTGAAAGTCTTTCTATTTAAACTACTAAATAATATCTTACCGTATTAGTAAATTTCTTACAAATATGTTTGACCgtatattttataatcttttctttcttaGTTTTGAAGATTTTTTCATAAAACAAGTTTGACAATTTGGTAAGTATATTTCAAATCTTGTTTCTTTAGAAAATAATGTTATAAGATTTTAtcttaaacaaattttaaaatttaccatGTGAAGTCAACATAAGATATAACCCCCACTGAAGCAAAGTCTTATTCTTTTAGAAACATGAGCTAGGACTGGCCTAAGAGTTAGGGGTccgtatataatttattaaagatctcaactaatttttttttttacaaatttggaagcctaaatttcttttaaaagaccTATATCTACGTAGTTTTTTAAAAGACCGATATCTATGtagttttatgaaaaaaattttttcataaaaatttagAGGCCTAAGGCCAATGTTTTATTAGATTAAGAAGCATCTACAAacgattttattaaattttataaattatataaatgaattataaactataaatatatttattgatcATTTAGAAACtctaataagatattttttaacaaaaaatgtttttgaaagtttataaatattttcataatcttTACAAGTGATTTATAAATCATGTGTGTGccttaaaaacataaaaaattataatagtgccttatataagaatatacaaccactaaatttatttttataaaaatacattaaaatattttatatagttatatataaataattgataaaagtaaaaaattgtTGAAACCTTATATACTCTTTCTATAACTCTGAAAATAGTTACAATAAATCACTATTTATAAGATTACTTGTGTTGCTTGACAACTTGTATTAATTTTTCTAAACTTTCCTTTATTTGTAGAttttattaatgtatataaattataaaattattaatcaattaaattataacaattttttaaaacttcacATATGAACGATATATAAGCAAAAGTCATTTAAATGACtctctattaatatataaaataaaataagataattttagtaatttataatcatttttaaaatttagtgtaaATCCTCTAAATATTAAATCACAAGTTACTTGTGCAATCAGATTTGACATATGTaactaatttacaaaaataaagaaaactaaatcattagcataaaaattaaaaatctgagtATCGAAAATAAACCAattgaaaaaaaaggaaacatctCCCATCAAAAAGAGCTCCACAATCTTACTTTctcaaaactgtaaaatcttAAATTCCTAAATTTTCTCCaataaatactccctccgtctTATATTAGTTGTTGTTCTAGGTTTATGCgcacaaattaagaaaatatttaattttacatattttcaaaataaaaatatcattaccaatacatctAACCAtgtttcaaccaatagaaaaatttagtagaaaatattgtcaacaaattttgcattaaaaccgaaaatgacatttattttgaaacaaaaattatacCCTACAACAacaaataatttgaaacggaggaagtacCTTATTTTATGGCACAATTTCAAACTGTTTCATCTTTAACTTAttctcctcttctttctctccgTCTCTCTATTCTCAGACGTTCGTCTCTTCATATTCTTTTGGATTTGAGTGTAGCAACAAAAATTATATAGCTTAGgccatctccaacccaactccaaaATACCATTTTAGTGTAGTTTTTACATCAAAATCATCTTCAATCTAACTGCAAAAATCACACTATTTTAGTGTAACACTATAATTTGACACTATTCACCACACCAAAAACTATTCACTTCACTAAAACActgtttacttattttattaataacatacaattaaataaatgacaaataaaaagataaacatatataatattataaaataacttttagtGTGAAGTTTGATGTTGTCGTTGGAGAAAGATTCATTTTTATGTGCTAAAACTACACCAAAATAGTGTTGTCTTTGACACTATTTTTGACTAAATTATCTTAAAAACTAATACTCTCTTATTCTTTTTGTTCAGCTTCAAGTTGTTTTAACAGATTTGTTCATAGGAAGACTAAAGGACAACAAGGCTGCCCTTTTGGAATTTAAAAATCTGACATGGAAATACAAAGTAAATAATTTATcacttttctttcaaaatattttatcactTCATTAATGtagttttaaaatgattatgaataataaagatttgataacagtatttatctttttcatttttgtttaactttatattattaaaaaattaaataatcacatcaaccatataataaaagtcttgaatttttcttatatgttatattttgtatttttttgaatgactataaattactagAGATGTTAAAAATCttactttgaaaattttgtgatcaatgaatgaattttgttttttataacaaaatacaaatgaaaatttaatatatattcatattaaatatatatatatatattaatattgtttaaattaaaatatgtacaatataaaaatagataaatatgttaattttgaaatttgcattAAAAAACTATCACATCgaaaattttggtttaatggtttaattttttttgttacagaaaATCTACACATGTTAATAAAACCATATGCAATACATGttaaatttatatgataatttgatttaaaaattatttgccAGTACGCAGTACTGGCCTTAACACTAGTTagaaactaaatattaagttATCAATACTTAACCTTCTATGAGTTTTCGAACAAGGTCTTAACCATCAAACAAGATAACCTTAAGTGATATTTAATAATGCAAAATCTATTAACTCACGAAACAAGATTTTAAGAATGCTACATGTTcctttgaatttttaaaatcattattttaatttatttccaTAGATTTTCACAATATACAAAACTATCTACaactattttcaaatttcataatttttgaatttttaaaatcaataaactGTATAGAAATTCAAGTTACACTAACACCTCCCTTAGTCTCTCTTTACAAACAAATGGATATTTCGCTTCTATTacttaatactccctccgttcggATTTATAAGACGTTATACGACTTGGCACATAAATTAAAGAACTTTGATATATTACCTGTTTTAACCTTTGTTAGTGTTTAATGTTCATTTGACTTCTACGTTATTATTACTAGTGATAATTATTTACAAGGGTAGAGTAAGTCactttttgtcattttttacataaaattCTGTGAACGTCATATATATTGGCACAAGAAAAAGTCTGTAGAACGACATATAAATaagaacggagggagtaatagaGAAACAATAATCACGTATTACATTTCACGCAAATTGATAATTTACACCCATTGATTGATATCAATCAAgcaaaaaataacattttatcaAAAAGGATAAAGGATAAATAAAAAAGAGTGAagataattaaaacaaaaaaaaaagctagatTTGGGAAGAACAAACGAAACCCCCGTTTTGTCCTCCTTGAAACTGATTCCGACTCAACCCAGTCGCTTCAAGCCTACGGTTCCAATCACGCGCCTCCGCATTTTCTCCAAACGCACTATCTCCACCGCTTCCTCCTCTCATCGCCTCCAAAATCTTTGCCGCATTCTCCTTCACCCGCCCATTCCCACTCTCCCCCACTTCCCTCAACACTTCCTCAGCTCCCACCTCACTCGCCAACCCCCTAAACCTCATATTTCCCTGACAAAGCGTCAACAAAACCGCCAAACAATTCTCACCCGCCGCCTCCGAATCATCTCCCCCACCTTCTCTAAGCTTCCCCACAAGAATCCCCACGGCGTTACCTTCCagcattgcttccatctaaacGAGGTATACTCGCATGCTTTAAAATACAAgcatttagttaaaatattaaatattattctaTACAAAGTGAAAGAGCATTGTATTCAATGAATGTGGCTgactatttaaatatattaatgtctTTTGGGCGTCAATCAATAATTATATGGTGTATTATTGAAAACATTAATACATGTATGTTTATTGAAATAAGTAGAGAAGCACATGGATCCATGTGTTCATTGGACCCATATCAAGCCATACTCTAACATGCTTTCCTTTTATATCAAACATCTATATCTAGAGTGTAATGTTTACCTTTACATGCGTATTCACTTAATTATTATCAAGCAGTCTTGATACTATTTAAtaagaactagattttgatccgcgcttttgaagcgcgagatattttacgatgaaaaatttcactaataatttaacaaatattttggttattttaaagagtgtgtatttaaaatatttttgcatttaaatcagtatttttaaattcaacccgattgtgattataccggttaatccggagatctgacaattcaatttatgtttttaaaatattcatattaaaaatcactaaaacccgagattaaccgattgaactgatggatgaccgatatgtaatctaattggatttaaattgtaatagtttcataatttgtaatcttataatcgaaattttaaagttcactatttgcaatttatgaaattatgacgtttctacaaaattttaaagagaaaatgatagatataaaataactaagattaattattgtattatttggaaacattgataatattataaaaaatatattatttggaaacattgatagtagtataaagaaataagtatattgtttggaaacatggatagtagtataaagaaaggaacattagtgacttaatgtatgtttaactataaattataaaggtgtatttaatttaaaaacttacaaaataaatgttaggtccaacagaatgttttttaataagatagatttatgTCAATATTGACTAAGATAGTTCCGTTAAACGCTTCTCTCAACATTTATTGTTGTAAACCCAAAAATGGTTGAGCTCCATACACTCAAAGTATTCAAATTCAATTTCAAatccaagaaagaaaaaatttcaaatccaaGATTATAAACTggttaaatatatagtattatgGATCATGGGCAAAGGCATGTTATGGGTAATGGGTGCATGTGCACccatgaaaataataaaatttcaaattttaggtGTACAACCATTAGAATTTGTTAGGTTAAATGGTAAAAAGTCATGTTATGCACCCATAGTTTCTCAAGTTCAATCcctaatgtttttttcttattaattgtGCACCCATATTAAATAGCCAACAGCATTTGCAAATTAGAAGAGAGTTGACCATACTGAAACTGCTAGACTTTGccaataaatatacaaattatagaACAGTCGATATTCCTAACTAGATGGTGTGCATATGTAGTCTGGTAAtgaaataaatgtatatattttcaccTTTACTTCTTTTAACATTTGCACCCAAAAAGGGTATGTAAATTCAATGTTATCTTGGTCATCAATGTATCCTTAATGTTTGACCATATACAATGAACACGCGGCATtgaatctattctattaattcttacCAATTGATATGAAGTTATGTCCAATTATTTATAATCTGTCTTTTAATCCACGATCTAATTCTATGAAAACAATCAGTTATGTTTTCTGGATACATAGATATGTCTTGGTTTTTAAACTGCCTTTTATTAACCGTTTGTTATCACTTATTGCATCACATTAAAAAGGAATTTACTGTATCAGTATGTTGTATTATACTATCTATTAATAAAacttaactaaataaaaaccaGCCATCGATATATAGTAACATAGATAACCGAAACGTATGCAATAATGGCCACGATATTAATATAGTCACCAGTTCCATTCTTCTAACCAAATTAACTCAGATCCAAAATGAATATGGACCATAATATTTAATACTATTAGAACATTTCAATGTATTGTCTTAACAACTGAAATACTTACATTaaacttattatatttaatcaatgtacatttattatataatatgattatatatCATACTGCTATATAATCATATTATtcattattcattttctttttggtaaaaatcaTTATTCATTATTCATGCTACAATATAATAAGTAGCACTATAAACATAAGAATTTTTCATCCAACTATCAAATTTCAGTTCCATTCCGAACATCTAAACATTTAATAATTAGTGAAAATAAATGCATTTTTGAagctatatttataggttcagaaATATGAGAAAAAATTAGAGATTCAgagatataattggttacaacctggattttataaaaattatatttcttaaaaaatataaaataaaaatatatccttTATTTTAAGAGTGTatcataaatttggttcaattatttgaaaaaatcaatttgcggatgcgggttatgagtattttattcggGATGGGTGCGGGTTGttagattttggattgcgggTATCCGCCGAcccgaaaagtatttaaaaaataaaataaaaagaaaagtaaacatttttttcaaaaacgtggtaatttaaaaacaatttaaagtttttaaaatatatttttaattataaatatagttttatatttttataataattaaattaaataattattttttaaaaaaaattataatccgTGGATATccgcaaaattaaatggggTGGGTCCcggtataaattattttttttcggGTTGTGCAGGttatatttttgaccaaaacaaaattgaaacccgcgggttggcgggttcgaccggcaatataccggatcaatttttaaattgctattatttaataaaatacaaagaaaaaatacaaatataatcacaaagaaaaaatataagaattaaattaaaacaaaaaatatacccgccctctaaagggcgggtcaaaatctagtgttatatAAACTCAGAACTTTTTATTTTGTACTTTTGCCGTTTCTCAAAAGAAATGTTCTAGaaagattattaaaaaaaagactatCTACAAAAAGAACATTGACAGTGACAACAGGAAACGAGTTTCAAACTTTCAAACGAGCTTAATTTgacctcttttctttttttttttacaaaaccgcGTTTCAGTTCTtgtcttcgtcttcttcctcgaCCTTTCTCTCTGTCTCTATCTCTCCTCCATAAACTCTCGAAACTCAAAACTAAAACCTTACAAGACCCTCTGCATTGAGATCTTACCCACTCTTCAAACCGATCACTTCTCTCCCGATGATGTCTGATTCAAGACTACTAATAGTCTTCGGAATAATCTCTGCAGCCTTCCTCACCGTCGGATCAATCCGATTGTTTCCCGACGAAAAATCTTCATTCGACGATGGATCATCAGATTTCATGGAGGCTCCAGGATACCAAAACGGACCCGAATGCTCTGTTTTACCCCAAAACAAACTCTTGCTAGCCTGCGATCCATCAGCAGTTCATATAGCCATGACCCTAGATCCAGCTTACTTGCGTGGCACGGTTTCTGCAGTCCACTCCATCCTCAAACACACCTCTTGCCCTCGAAACATCTTCTTCCACTTCATCGCCTCGGATTCGAACCACGGTCCCCTCGCAAAGACTCTCTCCTCTGTTTTCCCTTCTCTGAGTTTCAAAGTCTACACCTTCGACGAAACCATCGTCAAGAATCTCATCTCTTCTTCTATAAGACAAGCTCTCGATAGTCCCTTGAACTACGCAAGAAGCTACTTGTCCGAGATTCTTCCCTCGTGTGTTCGCCGCGTGATTTACCTAGACTCAGATGTGATCGTTGTCGACGATATCAAGAAGCTATGGAAGACTTCTTTAACCGGGTCAAGAACCATCGGCGCACCAGAGTATTGCCACGCTAACTTCACCACGTACTTCACAGATCGTTTCTGGTCAGATCCAAAACTCTCGAGCGTCTTTGACTCCAAGACGCCTTGCTACTTCAACACGGGAGTGATGGTGATCGATTtagagagatggagagaaggAGAGTACACGAGAAAGATCGAAAACTGGATGAGGATTCAGAAAGAGGAGAGGATTTACGAGTTGGGTTCGTTGCCGCCGTTTCTTCTGGTGTTCTCAGGGGAGATTGAGGCTATTGATCACCAGTGGAACCAGCACGGTCTAGGTGGAGACAATGTGGTGAGTAGTTGTAGGTCTTTGCACCCGGGTCCGGTGAGTTTGATACATTGGAGTGGGAAAGGGAAGCCATGGGTAAGGCTTGATGATGGTAAGCCTTGCCCTGTTGATTATTTATGGGCTCCTTATGATCTACACAAGTCACAGAGACAGTATCTTCAATACAATCAAGACTTAGATATTCTTTGATTCATTCTAAATATTCTTTTCTTCCCTACTTAATTTCATGGACTCTATATTTTTTGGTTCGTACAAAGTTTTGCTCTATCTTTTGAtgtaaataaaacaatacattGAAGATTTACGTTGCTCTATCAGTGCTTTGATTTTGTTCAAGAAGTCTCTTGTTTTATGTGCCATGTTTTGTCATAGAATCCTTAGTATTTGCACTACATAGAAATGAAACAAATGGAAATTGAGAAATAACGATGTTGTATTTCTATCCATGTGTCTATTTTATCTAGTAGAGGTTTGCTGGAACTATGTGTAACATCCCTATTCCggacccaatttttttttaatgggaACGGGCTTTTCTACGGCTCGATAGACTGAAAAATCTAGGTATTCTCATCGCATCCTTATAAAAAGGACTGCAACCTCCTTCTTTTGTACTATTCACAAAATTGAAGTGGAACTCTACAGAGATCTCACGGAGATTGGAAACCCTAACCGTCACACCTCTTTCCCCCAGCTGccgcctctctctctcctcccgCGCGTCTCTGtctcctccctctctctcttcgCGCGccgtcctcctctctctctcctcacCGCCCACTTCTCTCTCCTCGCCGGCGCCGTGATCAGTTCAGATCTCGTCTCTCCATATTCCTTGTGTTCAGATCTAAGTTAAGGTGAGATGATCCGAACCCAGTCTCTCTCAAGTTCTTTATATTATCTTTGTTGGATCTAGATCTGGTTAGTCTTTGATTGTGAGTTAGGTTGGTAGATCATGATGGTTATTAGGTTGATAGATGCATGAACCATACTGCATAAGAACCTTCACACTGCTTAAAAAGAACGTTAATAgactgccttgtgttgatgtggTTAATGTTTGTAATGACTGAGTGTATGCTTGTTTGGTCTCATGTAATGATAAGATTTCCTCTAGCATTTTGACTAGTGATTGTCAATATTACTCTTGTGCTAAATGACTTGTGTGGGACACCGAGAACGGGTGGCGTCTTGAATATGAGTAATAGTCTAAGTGTAAGTGGACTGAGTAAGTGAAAGAGGAAGTATGAGTATGAGTATGAGTATGAGTATGAGAATGAGACTGAGACTGAGATTCTTACTCAAGACGCTACCCGTTCTCGGTGTCCCACACAAGTCACTTAGCACAAGAGTAATATGGACAATCACTATTTAAAATGCTAGAGGAAATCTTATCATTACATGGGATCAAACAAGCATACACTCAGTCATTACAAACATTAgccacatcaacacaaggcagtccaTTAACGTCCATTTTAAGCAGTGTGAAGGTTCTTATACAGTATGGTTCATGCATCTATCAACCTAATAACCATCATGATCTATCAACTTAACTCACAATCAAGGACTAACCAGATCTAGAtccaacaaaataatataaagaactTGAGAGAGAGACTGGATTCGGATCACATTAATCATTTGATGCAATGCAGACTATTACATCAGtagaaataaaagaaaccaCAGCTAATATGTGTGTGAGGGATAGATAGGCACATACACTCGCTTTGTATATTGTAATACATCAGTTTTAAGCAAATACCACACGTTAAAATGCTCAAGAAAACAATCGAGAATTAATCATACATGAGAAACATTTTGTTGATGCAAACTGTTgcaataaaagaagaaaaaaaaaactaaaaggatCTAATAGATGGAGAAGAACTTGATGAAACAGAACTTGTTCCTCTTCCACATCCTTTCTCATTCCTCAAACTCAAAGCTTCCATAAACTTCTCATTCCACCTCGACCTTGTTCCTGAGTTGGCAAGCGTCTTCTTGTTACACACATGATCTGTCGGAAACCGGTGTTTCAGACAGAACTTGACCCCACAATCTTTGCAAGTAATGTTGTTCGCAAATGTCAGAACCTCTCTACAACGCTTCACAGGACAAAtcggtttcttcttcttactcGGATCACAATTTCCAGATCTTTCGTGTTTCTCAAGCAAAGACTTGATTCCTTCTTGGTCAAAACCAGTTGTTTCGATTGCTGCAGAACATGTTTCGCAGATGGAAACTGTTCTGCTTCCGTGGTCTGAGTTTGGACAATCGTGGGACTTGTATGATCTATGCTCCAAACAGAACAcctataaatttttcatttaagAAAACATTAATGGAAAGATTCTtgcaggaaaagaaaaagaaaaaggtgaAACTTTCCAGGGAAGTATACCAATTTGCAGCCGTCACAAGTGAAAGGGAGAAAGTCGAGGAGTTTGCAGTCAGGGTTCTGGCAATGCTCTCCAAGATCAGGAAACGCTTCtgttcctcctcctcctgccataacttttcttcttcttgttattaTTCTTCTCCTTCGATGTTGGTTTGTTTTTGATTCTGAGAAACGTATGAATGTATGAGAAAGATATATATAGGTTGGGTCTGACTTGAAGGCAAAGCCAGCGTTCGCCAACTTGGTTTCTTCCTCTCTTTGACAATtctcgtttttttttccttatttagatttttctttttaattattagataAAACGCGGTTTAGATGTTTCTAGGCCCATTTTTGGGCCTATTTTTTTGGGcctattttcttttgaataaaCTAATGTTACATTTtcctattcttttttttatcaacacatttttcctatcttttttttttttgcaaatacaTTCTCCCTATCTTATTTAGTAAgtgaattatataattaatactaatataataattatataattcacATTTTGTATGTAAACAAgtttttttggttgaaaaaatttacattctttcaaaaaaaaatactaatataataaaaaaaaattaaaagtgttATCCTACTTTGATTGGTTTAATTTCTTGTATGTTAAACCAATCGGTTTAGCAAGACTTTCCTTGGAACACTTTAGCATCATTAGTGAATAAATTTCCCAAAAGATTATGGTAGACAGGTTTAGCAAACCCTGTGGTTCAGCATCTCAGCCTGATCATTGGCAGAATCTATAACCACTCTTGTATACAACACCTAAGAAGCATGAATTTTTAACCATTAGGCCAAgattatataacaaattaatcGTTTTACTCATTTTTAACCGAACTGGACACTataagtttttgaaaaattatgtataaaacCCACATGTAAGAAAGggaaaagaattttaaaaacaaacaaaaaaataagcgAATATAAACGGGTTTAtctcccttcttcttctctgcctTTGCgttgtgtttgtgtgtgtctAGTTGATCTGTTCTCCGATCAAATCCAACCCTACAACCAAGAAAGACAGTCCCTGAAACAGCAAGAAGTAGAAGTGAAGACCATGCGCTGACAGAAAGCTCCTTGCAGCTGCGGTAAGAAGCAAGAACGCAAGCCCGAGCTCTTTCTTGAACACCATATTCCTCTTCTTGATCTTGTTACTCGGCCTCACTAGCCCACCAATGCTCTTCTTTGTGGTTTCTTGTGCCGCAAGATTCATCTCTTGCTCCTTGAGTTTGCTCAGAAGCTCCAAACCTGACTCAGAGTTCCTCCTATGCAGCTTCTCTTCCTTTTCAGCAAACGCTAGCAAGTCGGATTCAGATGATCTCCCAGTCTTCTTGGTCACGACCCACTCGTAAGCCGAACCAAGCTGGAACAACCCAGAGATCATGGCGTTGAACTTGGTTATGGACATTGTGTTTTCGAAAAGGAGGTAAGGGATCAAGAAAGGGAAAGATTTAGGTGATGGGAGGATGTTGAGAAGTGAAATGAAGATAGGAACGTAACAGATGATCCACAAAGGAAGCTCAGCTTCAGGTATGAACATTGTTAGTGGAAGTATGATGCAGAAGAGTGTGAATGAGTAAAAGGGTAGAATAAGCTTCCTtagaagaaagaagaggaagatcaGATTTGCCTTCTTCCCTACTGATATCTgcaaaattaaaaacagaaaaacaaacaaGTCAGTCTTATTTATGTTCATAGGTGGTTCTGAAAATAGAGAAATGAAACGTTGGCCTATGATGGACCCCAAACTATTTAGTAATTGTTTTGTCTTAAACATTTAgctatattagtatatatataatttggctttcaaaatgattaataataatatatgtattagtTATTTAGTAATTGTTTTGTCTTAAACATTTAGCTATATTTAGAAGACGGATTTTAGTTTATTTACCTTTGATTTGATGATAGAAGGAAGGCATAACCGGAAAAGTTGCATAGGACCGGAATGCCAACGATGTTGCTGCTTCTTGTAAGCTTCATAAGACTCAGGCAACTCGCAAGTGACTTCAACGTCATTGAGGTAAATAAATTTCCAACCGTTGAGATGCGCCCTGACCGCGATATCCATGTCTTCGACTGTGGTTCTCTCGAGCCACCCGCCTGATTCTTCCAATGCTTTGATCCTCCACACTCCTGCGGTTCCGTTGAAACCGAAGAAGTTGAGAAACACTCCGTTCACTTGCTGTTCTACTTCGAAGTGGAAACATAAGTTTATGTTTTGCAGCCTTGTCAGGAGATTCTCGTCTTTGTTCACAAAGGACCACCTTGCTTGGACTAGTCCTAGCTCTGGATTCCCCTGCAGCAAACAACACAACACACTCCTTTTTTTAGCTTCTTGATGATTGATTCATATGTTAAACACAGTTTACATATATGACTTTTTGAAGTAACAAACTACAGTTTTGCAAACtaaaatctttaatttttttaattaaaaatgcgAACCATTTGAAAT
It encodes:
- the LOC108854458 gene encoding zinc finger AN1 domain-containing stress-associated protein 12 gives rise to the protein MAGGGGTEAFPDLGEHCQNPDCKLLDFLPFTCDGCKLVFCLEHRSYKSHDCPNSDHGSRTVSICETCSAAIETTGFDQEGIKSLLEKHERSGNCDPSKKKKPICPVKRCREVLTFANNITCKDCGVKFCLKHRFPTDHVCNKKTLANSGTRSRWNEKFMEALSLRNEKGCGRGTSSVSSSSSPSIRSF
- the LOC108833265 gene encoding probable galacturonosyltransferase-like 10, whose protein sequence is MMSDSRLLIVFGIISAAFLTVGSIRLFPDEKSSFDDGSSDFMEAPGYQNGPECSVLPQNKLLLACDPSAVHIAMTLDPAYLRGTVSAVHSILKHTSCPRNIFFHFIASDSNHGPLAKTLSSVFPSLSFKVYTFDETIVKNLISSSIRQALDSPLNYARSYLSEILPSCVRRVIYLDSDVIVVDDIKKLWKTSLTGSRTIGAPEYCHANFTTYFTDRFWSDPKLSSVFDSKTPCYFNTGVMVIDLERWREGEYTRKIENWMRIQKEERIYELGSLPPFLLVFSGEIEAIDHQWNQHGLGGDNVVSSCRSLHPGPVSLIHWSGKGKPWVRLDDGKPCPVDYLWAPYDLHKSQRQYLQYNQDLDIL
- the LOC108854457 gene encoding xyloglucan glycosyltransferase 4, which gives rise to MAPNSVAVTMEKPDNFSLLEINGSDPSSFPDNKRKSISPKQFSWFILLKAHRVVSSLSWLFASVKKRLAFSSKTINEEEDPKSRGKQMYRFIKACLVISIVALSIEIVAYYKNWNLDLVNRPSWEVRGLVEWSYVAWLSFRSDYIAPIVITLSKFCTVLFLIQSLDRLVLCLGCFWIKFKKIEPKLKDDELDLEDASNFPMVLIQIPMCNEREVYEQSIGAASQLDWPKDRILIQVLDDSDDPNLQLLIKEEVDAWAEKGVNIIYRHRLIRTGYKAGNLKSAMTCDYVKDYEFVTIFDADFTPSPDFLKKTIPHFKGNPELGLVQARWSFVNKDENLLTRLQNINLCFHFEVEQQVNGVFLNFFGFNGTAGVWRIKALEESGGWLERTTVEDMDIAVRAHLNGWKFIYLNDVEVTCELPESYEAYKKQQHRWHSGPMQLFRLCLPSIIKSKISVGKKANLIFLFFLLRKLILPFYSFTLFCIILPLTMFIPEAELPLWIICYVPIFISLLNILPSPKSFPFLIPYLLFENTMSITKFNAMISGLFQLGSAYEWVVTKKTGRSSESDLLAFAEKEEKLHRRNSESGLELLSKLKEQEMNLAAQETTKKSIGGLVRPSNKIKKRNMVFKKELGLAFLLLTAAARSFLSAHGLHFYFLLFQGLSFLVVGLDLIGEQIN